DNA from Mucilaginibacter mallensis:
TAAAGTTGTGGGTGTATTTAAGCGTTTGCCTTATGGCGCTATCATATTGCTTCATTTCGTTCCACTCTATATCAACATAAAAATTATACTCGTTGCGCTTACCTAACACCGGCATTGATTGTATTTTGCTCATGTTAAGGTTTTGATCTGCGAAGATGTTTAATACCTTAGCCAGCGACCCCGCTTTATTACTCACCTCAAAGCAAAGCGATGCTTTATTAGGTGTTCCCTTAACAGGCGTTTCATGATTGGTGATGATCAGGAAACGGGTAAAGTTCACTTTGTTTGATTCGATACGACGCTCCAGTATTTGCAGTCCGTATAAATTAGCGGCTAACGTATTGGCTATAGCAACGGTGTCGGTCAGCTGTTCTTCGCGGATGCGTTTGGCACAGGCGGCGGTATCGCTGCTTTCCACCATTTTAAGGTGCGGGTATTCATAAAAAAAGTCGACACACTGGCGTATAGCTATCGGGTGCGATGTTACATACTTCACATCCTCAAACTTCACACCCGGCAATGCCATTAAATGCAACTGGATAGGGATAAAAACCTCGCCAACAATAGGGAAGCCATAGCTCATTAATAGCGTGTAGTTAGGCAAAATGCTGCCTGCTATGCTGTTCTCAATGGCCATTACCACATAATCGGCTTCTTTATTTTGCAGAGCCTCAAATGTTTGCTTAAAAGAGTTGCATTCAATTGTCTCGATGTCTTCACCAAAATATTTGAAGGCAGCTTCTTCGTGAAAGGAAGCGCGGATACCCTGTATGGCAACTCTTGGTTTTTCTTTTTTCATAAATACTCTTAAAGCAAAAAATCCCGGCTTGTGGGCCGGGACTTTTTAGTTTCTTTATATGTTTGTTATCGCATATTAGTCCCGGCTCTTACTGTTAAAGTAAAAGTAGTAGCCATAAAAAAATGCGGTGTTAAAAGTCATTGTTTTTGTTTTGCGTGGTAAATGTACGGTTAAAAAACAGTTTGTCAATAGAAAATTTTATTTTTTTGAAAATAAATAGAGTAAACAGAATTTTATTGGGTTGGTGATTGTAAACTACTCGCATAATTGTCCGATTTGGAAACTTTTTGACAGCGTGGTGTAAGTGTGGACGCTTACAAATTTTTGCATTCAAGCGTTGGCGCTTGAACTGGCTGATTAACGATAATTCTACTTACAATTTTAATTTCATTCCTTCGTGAGCTGCTTTAAAACCTAACTTTTCATAGAACCGAAGTGCATCTGGCCTTGCTTTATCAGTGGTTAGTTGAATTAGGTGGCAGCCTTTCGCTTTTGCC
Protein-coding regions in this window:
- a CDS encoding prephenate dehydratase, which encodes MKKEKPRVAIQGIRASFHEEAAFKYFGEDIETIECNSFKQTFEALQNKEADYVVMAIENSIAGSILPNYTLLMSYGFPIVGEVFIPIQLHLMALPGVKFEDVKYVTSHPIAIRQCVDFFYEYPHLKMVESSDTAACAKRIREEQLTDTVAIANTLAANLYGLQILERRIESNKVNFTRFLIITNHETPVKGTPNKASLCFEVSNKAGSLAKVLNIFADQNLNMSKIQSMPVLGKRNEYNFYVDIEWNEMKQYDSAIRQTLKYTHNFNILGEYERYEEQPSTDQFKKPEKRTYIKIKKLGQA